The Sander lucioperca isolate FBNREF2018 chromosome 15, SLUC_FBN_1.2, whole genome shotgun sequence genome window below encodes:
- the calm2a gene encoding calmodulin 2a (phosphorylase kinase, delta): protein MADQLTEEQIAEFKEAFSLFDKDGDGTITTKELGTVMRSLGQNPTEAELQDMINEVDADGNGTIDFPEFLTMMARKMKDTDSEEEIREAFRVFDKDGNGYISAAELRHVMTNLGEKLTDEEVDEMIREADIDGDGQVNYEEFVQMMTAK, encoded by the exons ATG GCTGATCAGCTTACAGAAGAGCAGATTGCTG AGTTCAAGGAGGCATTTTCGCTCTTTGACAAGGATGGCGATGGCACCATCACCACCAAAGAGCTGGGAACTGTCATGCGCTCTCTGGGCCAGAACCCCACAGAGGCAGAGCTGCAGGACATGATCAATGAAGTGGATGCTGATG gaAATGGAACGATAGACTTCCCAGAGTTTCTGACCATGATGGCCAGGAAGATGAAGGACACAGACAGTGAGGAGGAGATCAGAGAAGCATTCCGTGTCTTTGACAAG GATGGCAATGGATACATCAGTGCTGCTGAGCTGCGCCATGTGATGACAAACCTTGGGGAGAAGCTGACTGATGAAGAAGTGGACGAGATGATCAGAGAAGCAGACATTGATGGAGATGGACAGGTCAACTATGAAG AGTTCGTACAAATGATGACGGCGAAGTGA